The following are from one region of the Girardinichthys multiradiatus isolate DD_20200921_A chromosome 9, DD_fGirMul_XY1, whole genome shotgun sequence genome:
- the onecut3a gene encoding hepatocyte nuclear factor 6, whose amino-acid sequence MELTMENIGNLHGVSHSHQTGDLMNSPHARQSSASHRNLVSHGRSAMVSSMASILEGAGDYRTDHALSGPLHPAMTMSCDSGMSLSSTYTTLTPLQHLPPISTVSEKFHHPHPHAHHHPAHQRLAAGNVSGSFTLMRDDRSLASMSNLYGHYPKDMSGMGQPLSPLSNGLGSLHGSQQTLSAYGPGAHLSNDKMLSSGGFESHAAMLSRGEEHLARGLGGHGAGLMTSLNSIHHHSHPHSQANGSMLSDRDRQTVVGGGQGAGSGQVEEINTKEVAQRITAELKRYSIPQAIFAQRILCRSQGTLSDLLRNPKPWSKLKSGRETFRRMWKWLQEPEFQRMSALRLAACKRKEQEQHKDRNTAPKKQRLVFTDLQRRTLIAIFKENKRPSKEMQITISQQLGLELSTVSNFFMNARRRCVDRWHDDHGASPGQPGTSTTTFSKA is encoded by the exons ATGGAGCTTACAATGGAGAACATCGGAAATCTTCACGGCGTGTCTCACTCTCATCAGACAGGCGACTTAATGAACTCCCCGCACGCGCGCCAGTCCTCGGCGTCGCATCGGAACTTGGTGTCACACGGGCGGTCAGCCATGGTGTCCAGTATGGCCTCCATACTGGAGGGAGCCGGGGACTACCGCACGGACCACGCTCTCTCCGGGCCCCTGCACCCGGCCATGACCATGTCCTGCGACTCCGGGATGAGCCTGAGCAGCACCTACACCACCCTGACACCTCTGCAGCACCTGCCCCCCATATCCACCGTGTCGGAGAAATTTCACCACCCTCACCCGCATGCTCACCATCATCCGGCGCACCAGAGGCTCGCAGCTGGGAACGTCAGCGGCAGCTTCACCCTGATGAGGGATGACCGCAGCCTTGCCTCTATGAGTAATCTCTACGGTCACTACCCCAAAGACATGTCCGGTATGGGACAGCCCCTGTCCCCGCTCTCCAACGGTCTCGGATCCCTGCACGGGTCGCAGCAGACCCTGAGCGCATACGGTCCTGGAGCTCACCTGTCTAACGACAAGATGCTTTCATCTGGGGGGTTCGAGTCCCACGCAGCCATGCTGTCCCGGGGAGAGGAGCACCTGGCTAGAGGTCTCGGGGGCCACGGGGCCGGGCTCATGACATCCTTGAACAGCATCCATCATCACAGCCATCCACACTCTCAGGCAAACGGATCCATGTTGTCGGACCGGGACAGGCAGACGGTGGTAGGAGGAGGGCAGGGAGCCGGGTCGGGACAGGTGGAGGAGATAAACACCAAGGAAGTGGCGCAGCGGATAACGGCGGAGCTCAAGCGCTACAGCATTCCGCAGGCCATCTTCGCACAGAGGATCTTGTGCCGGTCCCAGGGAACTCTGTCCGACCTGCTGCGGAACCCTAAACCGTGGAGTAAACTCAAATCCGGCCGGGAGACGTTCAGGAGGATGTGGAAGTGGCTGCAGGAGCCCGAGTTCCAGCGGATGTCAGCACTCAGGCTTGCAG CCTGCAAGCGCAAAGAACAGGAGCAGCACAAGGACCGCAACACCGCGCCCAAGAAACAGCGTTTAGTGTTCACAGATCTGCAGCGTCGCACGCTCATTGCCATCTTCAAGGAGAACAAACGCCCGTCCAAGGAAATGCAGATCACCATCTCCCAACAGCTCGGCCTGGAGCTCAGCACCGTCAGCAACTTCTTCATGAACGCACGCCGCCGCTGTGTGGACCGCTGGCACGATGACCATGGCGCCAGCCCTGGGCAGCCAGGAACCTCCACCACCACCTTCTCCAAGGCCtga